In the genome of Dermacentor andersoni chromosome 3, qqDerAnde1_hic_scaffold, whole genome shotgun sequence, one region contains:
- the LOC129387937 gene encoding uncharacterized protein, producing MPGMSFAYSAMVIRTCGNFIYTAAVACYEFFILPRTVVNVIKIASWIPTDLRLWYGVFWLVIEVYMLSRLHAYTSRLREASSEGTYTSPYPGAEPEYQGSPPDSPTTTTPEEQQSPERPRASP from the exons ATGCCAGGAATGTCGTTTGCTTATTCAGCCATGGTCATCAGGACGTGCGGCAACTTCATTTACACTGCGGCTGTAGCATGTTACGAATTCTTCATATTG CCAAGAACTGTTGTCAACGTTATCAAGATTGCGAGCTGG ATACCTACTGATCTGCGCCTGTGGTACGGGGTATTCTGGCTGGTCATCGAG GTGTACATGCTCTCGCGCCTGCACGCCTACACCAGCCGCCTGAGAGAGGCGTCGTCGGAGGGCACATACACGTCGCCGTATCCGGGGGCAGAGCCAGAGTACCAGGGGTCGCCACCAGACTCGCCGACCACCACCACCCCCGAAGAGCAGCAGAGCCCAGAACGTCCTCGGGCCTCGCCGTAG